The proteins below are encoded in one region of Bacteroides uniformis:
- a CDS encoding RNA polymerase sigma-70 factor encodes MNEHFDLTYKSLFRRYYTNLLFYATRIVGEEDAEDVVQDVFVELWKRKDTMKVGEQIQAFLYRAVYTRALNVLKHRDIVSGYEAVMLEIHKKRVEFYQPDSNDVVKRIEDAELRRKLSDAINELPDKCRMVFKLSYLHDMKNKEIADTMGVSLRTVEAHMYKALKLLRDKLGYLNLMLALFFIGKVSVFASSVVLLS; translated from the coding sequence CTTTTCCGCAGGTATTATACCAACCTGCTGTTCTATGCCACACGCATTGTGGGGGAAGAAGATGCGGAAGATGTGGTACAGGATGTTTTCGTGGAGCTGTGGAAGCGGAAAGATACCATGAAGGTGGGAGAGCAGATTCAGGCTTTTCTGTATAGGGCGGTGTATACCCGTGCCTTGAACGTTCTGAAGCATCGGGACATTGTGAGTGGCTATGAGGCTGTCATGCTCGAAATCCATAAAAAGAGGGTTGAGTTCTATCAACCTGACAGCAATGATGTGGTGAAACGGATAGAGGATGCCGAACTCAGGAGGAAGCTGTCCGATGCCATCAATGAATTGCCGGACAAGTGCCGGATGGTATTCAAACTCAGCTATCTGCATGATATGAAGAATAAGGAGATAGCTGATACAATGGGAGTGTCATTGCGTACGGTGGAGGCCCACATGTACAAAGCTTTGAAGTTGCTGCGTGATAAACTGGGGTATCTGAACCTGATGTTGGCTCTGTTTTTCATCGGGAAAGTAAGTGTTTTTGCGAGCAGCGTTGTTTTATTATCATAA
- a CDS encoding FecR family protein → MNKLNEEILAKFLMGECTEDELREVNAWLEESGENARELFRLEEIYHLGRLGDTSNTQDIEKAEKRLFKRLEQEKTKQYKVRRMVGWIRYAAVFVGFFLLGTFGYLFYQTYSQPETLLAVTTHDKIKELKLPDGTKVWLNKNTTLKYPHEFAGKGRKVYLEGEGYFEVMRNPEKPFVVQSEVMQVRVLGTVFNLKSDKAKMSAVATLLKGEVEVKGNHGEGMIILAPGQKAELNGMTRRLVVKQVDTGIENWHNNEFVFEKADLYTIARTLENSYGVRVILAPNIDVSKTYSGTLKKKESVGAVLNLIKNAIPLEYKIVGNSVFLSSMK, encoded by the coding sequence ATGAATAAGTTGAATGAGGAGATATTGGCCAAGTTCCTTATGGGTGAATGTACGGAAGATGAACTTCGTGAGGTGAACGCCTGGCTGGAAGAGTCGGGTGAGAATGCACGCGAATTGTTCAGGCTGGAGGAGATTTACCACTTGGGGAGACTGGGGGATACTTCGAATACACAAGACATAGAAAAGGCCGAAAAGCGATTGTTTAAAAGGCTGGAACAAGAGAAGACGAAACAATACAAGGTACGGAGGATGGTTGGGTGGATACGGTATGCGGCCGTATTTGTGGGCTTCTTCCTTTTGGGTACTTTCGGCTATCTTTTTTATCAGACTTATAGCCAGCCGGAAACATTACTGGCTGTCACCACTCATGATAAGATTAAGGAACTGAAACTGCCGGATGGAACCAAAGTCTGGCTGAATAAAAACACTACCCTGAAATATCCACATGAGTTTGCAGGGAAGGGAAGAAAGGTTTATCTGGAAGGAGAAGGATATTTTGAGGTGATGAGGAATCCGGAAAAACCGTTTGTCGTACAGAGTGAGGTCATGCAGGTCAGAGTATTGGGAACTGTTTTCAACCTCAAGTCTGACAAGGCTAAGATGTCTGCAGTAGCTACCCTTTTGAAAGGCGAAGTAGAGGTGAAAGGTAATCATGGCGAGGGTATGATTATCCTTGCCCCCGGACAGAAAGCCGAGCTGAACGGAATGACTAGGCGTCTGGTGGTGAAGCAGGTGGATACGGGAATCGAAAACTGGCACAATAATGAGTTTGTCTTTGAGAAGGCTGACCTATACACCATTGCGCGTACATTGGAGAATTCGTATGGGGTGAGGGTAATTCTGGCACCGAACATAGATGTAAGCAAGACTTACTCGGGTACACTGAAGAAAAAAGAGAGTGTAGGGGCTGTGCTGAATCTGATAAAGAATGCCATTCCATTGGAGTATAAAATTGTGGGGAACAGTGTTTTCCTCTCCTCAATGAAGTAG
- a CDS encoding GH92 family glycosyl hydrolase translates to MRKLILLFFFVSSALWLHAKDFTRYVSPLVGTQSTFELSTGNTYPAIARPWGMNFWTPQTGKMGDGWQYVYTANKIRGFKQTHQPSPWINDYGQFSIMPVVGKPEFDEEKRASWFSHKGEVALPHYYKVYLAEHDVVTEFTPTDRAVLFRFTFPENDHSYIVVDAFDKGSYVKILPEQNRIIGYTTRNSGGVPENFKNYFVIEFDKPFTYKASVADGVLTENKVEQEAGHAGAVIGFKTRKGEVVHARVASSFIGFEQADRNLKELGNDNLETLVQKGQDAWNKVLGRIDVEGGTLDQYRTFYSCLYRSLLFPRAFYELDEAGNPIHYSPYNGQVLPGYMYTDTGFWDTFRCLFPFLNLMYPSVNRQIQEGLVNTYKESGFFPEWASPGHRGCMIGNNSASVLADAYLKGVKVEDVQTLYEGLINGTKNVHPEVSSTGRLGYEYYNKLGYVPYDVKINENTARTLEYAYNDWCIYRMAKELNRPKKEQKLFAERAMNYRNVFDKESKLMRGRNQDGQFQSPFSPLKWGDAFTEGNSWHYSWSVFHDPQGLIDLMGGKESFVEMLDSVFIVPPLFDDSYYGQVIHEIREMTVMNMGNYAHGNQPIQHMIYLYNYAGEPWKAQYWLRQVMNRMYTAGPDGYCGDEDNGQTSAWYVFSALGFYPVCPGTDEYVLGAPLFRKATLHFENGKSLTIDAPDNSPENMYIESLKVNGVDYSRNYLTHGDLLNGGTLRFDMGSQPNMKRGTQPEDYPYSFSNELKK, encoded by the coding sequence ATGCGAAAATTAATCCTATTGTTTTTTTTTGTGAGCAGTGCTTTATGGCTGCATGCCAAAGACTTTACCCGGTATGTCAGTCCTCTTGTCGGCACGCAGTCTACTTTCGAGCTTTCCACCGGTAATACCTATCCTGCGATCGCACGTCCCTGGGGTATGAACTTCTGGACTCCTCAGACAGGTAAGATGGGTGACGGCTGGCAATACGTCTATACCGCGAACAAGATCCGTGGTTTCAAGCAGACACACCAGCCCAGTCCCTGGATTAACGACTACGGGCAGTTCTCCATTATGCCGGTGGTTGGCAAACCCGAGTTTGATGAAGAGAAGCGTGCAAGCTGGTTCTCCCACAAGGGTGAAGTAGCACTTCCTCATTATTATAAGGTATATCTTGCCGAACACGATGTGGTTACCGAGTTCACCCCTACCGACCGTGCCGTATTGTTCCGTTTCACTTTCCCTGAAAATGATCATTCATACATTGTTGTCGATGCCTTTGACAAGGGCTCTTATGTGAAGATACTTCCGGAACAGAATCGTATTATCGGTTATACTACCCGTAACAGCGGCGGTGTTCCCGAGAACTTCAAGAACTATTTCGTGATAGAGTTCGACAAGCCTTTTACTTATAAGGCGTCTGTAGCCGATGGCGTCTTGACCGAGAATAAGGTTGAGCAGGAAGCCGGACATGCCGGTGCTGTTATCGGTTTCAAAACCCGTAAGGGTGAAGTGGTACATGCCCGTGTAGCCTCTTCTTTCATCGGTTTTGAGCAGGCTGACCGTAACTTGAAGGAGCTTGGCAATGACAATTTGGAAACACTGGTTCAGAAAGGTCAGGATGCCTGGAACAAGGTGCTGGGCCGTATTGATGTGGAAGGCGGAACCCTTGACCAGTACCGTACTTTCTACTCATGTTTGTATCGTTCCTTGTTGTTCCCGCGTGCATTCTATGAACTGGATGAGGCGGGAAATCCGATTCATTACAGTCCCTACAATGGGCAAGTGTTGCCCGGCTATATGTATACGGATACCGGTTTCTGGGACACTTTCCGCTGTCTTTTCCCATTCCTCAACCTGATGTATCCGTCGGTGAACAGGCAGATTCAGGAAGGTCTTGTCAACACCTATAAGGAAAGCGGTTTCTTCCCCGAATGGGCAAGTCCGGGTCACCGTGGCTGTATGATTGGCAACAACTCTGCTTCCGTACTGGCAGATGCCTATCTGAAAGGTGTGAAGGTGGAGGATGTGCAGACGTTGTACGAAGGTCTCATCAACGGTACAAAGAATGTCCATCCCGAGGTCTCTTCTACGGGTCGCCTCGGCTATGAGTATTACAACAAGCTTGGTTATGTTCCCTACGATGTGAAAATCAACGAGAACACTGCCCGTACTTTGGAGTATGCTTATAATGACTGGTGCATCTACCGCATGGCAAAAGAACTGAACCGTCCGAAGAAGGAGCAGAAACTCTTTGCGGAACGTGCCATGAACTATAGGAATGTATTTGATAAGGAAAGCAAGCTGATGCGTGGTCGTAATCAAGACGGCCAGTTCCAGTCTCCTTTCTCTCCTTTGAAGTGGGGTGACGCCTTTACTGAAGGTAACAGCTGGCACTATTCCTGGTCTGTATTCCACGACCCTCAAGGTCTGATAGACCTGATGGGTGGAAAAGAGTCTTTCGTAGAGATGCTTGACTCTGTATTTATTGTCCCGCCCTTGTTCGATGACAGCTACTACGGCCAGGTAATCCATGAAATCCGTGAGATGACAGTGATGAATATGGGTAACTATGCCCATGGCAACCAGCCCATCCAGCACATGATTTACCTTTATAACTACGCCGGGGAACCTTGGAAGGCCCAATATTGGCTTCGTCAGGTAATGAACCGCATGTATACTGCCGGTCCCGACGGTTATTGCGGTGACGAGGACAACGGTCAGACTTCCGCGTGGTATGTCTTCTCTGCACTTGGTTTCTATCCGGTTTGCCCTGGTACGGACGAGTATGTATTGGGCGCCCCTCTGTTCCGTAAGGCTACCCTCCATTTCGAGAACGGTAAGTCCCTGACAATTGACGCTCCGGATAACTCACCGGAGAACATGTATATCGAGTCTCTCAAGGTGAACGGCGTGGATTATTCCAGGAATTATCTGACGCATGGCGATTTGCTGAATGGCGGTACCTTGAGGTTTGATATGGGCAGCCAGCCTAATATGAAGAGAGGTACGCAGCCGGAAGATTATCCTTATTCTTTCTCGAATGAACTGAAGAAGTAA
- a CDS encoding TonB-dependent receptor encodes MKDNYAFRSSTFMRALLVLLFMAVSIQWGFAQLNLNVSRGTLGTVIEQIKSQSKYQFFYDDKLAALSVENVKVNNVSIEDALNVILKGKNISYKVEDNIVYLSEKTATSQEGKQQGKERTITGVVSDDMGPLIGVNVLVKGTSNGCITDLDGNFTLTTTEANPVLVFSYIGYKSQEISATGSASINVLMQNDTQMIEEVVVTALGIKRSEKALSYNVQQVNTDAITSNKDANFVNSLSGKVAGVNINASSSGVGGVSKVVMRGTKSIMQSSNALYVIDGVPIFSGRGTAGGKEFDSQGSSEPIADINPEDIESMSVLTGAAAAALYGSEAANGAIVITTKKGKEGKVSLTVSSNTEFTNPFVMPSFQNRYGTGTGGVMSTSGAMSWGAPLSAANNYNYSPKDDYFQTGIIGTESISLSTGTEKNQTYASAAAVNSKGIVPNNKYNRYNFTVRNTTTFLDDKMTLDFGASYILQNDQNMTNQGTYNNPLVGAYLFPRSNDWSDISMYERYDAARKIYTQYWPVGDEGMVMQNPYWINYRNLRQNKKDRYMLNAGLSYKILDWLTVSGRVRLDNSNNDYTEKFYASTNTQLTESSSRGLYGITKMQDKQLYADFLVSINKYFGEDWSLQANVGGSFSDIRSDAMKTRGPIADGGDAFSGEPVGLTNYFAIQNLSASKTQRLQEGWREQTQSLFASAELGYKNTYFLTLTGRNDWPSQLAGPNSNSKSFFYPSVGGSVVLSELMPNLNKDYLSFIKVRGSWASVGSAFSRYLANPHYEWNSSSGQWSITTQYPLYNLKPERTNSWEIGLNMRFLKNFELDVTYYNAKTMNQTFNPQLPVSGWSAMYIQTGAVRNSGIELSLNYKNTWKDFTWDTGITFSSNKNKILTLADNAINPVTGELFSLSTLNMGGLGDARFLLKEGGSMGDLYSLRDMKRDANGQIFVDQNGTVATEAITDPDKYIKLGSVLPKGNLAWRNNFIWKNFTAGFLISARLGGVVYSRTQAMLDYYGVSEASADARDLGYVLVNGRDKVNPETWYGVVGSGTSVPQYYTYSATNVRLQEVSLGYTIPRKLLNDVCDIKVSLVGRNLWMIYSKAPFDPESVASTDNFYQGIDYFMMPALRNIGFSLSFKF; translated from the coding sequence ATGAAAGACAATTATGCTTTTCGGAGTTCGACGTTCATGCGGGCTTTATTAGTTTTGTTGTTCATGGCAGTTTCTATCCAGTGGGGCTTTGCCCAGTTAAACCTGAATGTGTCTCGCGGTACATTGGGGACAGTCATTGAACAAATCAAGTCTCAATCCAAGTATCAATTTTTTTATGACGACAAGCTGGCTGCGCTGTCAGTAGAAAACGTTAAAGTGAACAATGTATCCATTGAAGATGCTTTGAATGTTATTCTCAAGGGGAAGAACATTTCGTATAAAGTGGAGGACAACATCGTTTATCTTTCAGAAAAGACCGCTACTTCACAAGAAGGTAAGCAACAGGGGAAAGAGCGGACTATTACCGGAGTCGTATCAGATGATATGGGGCCTCTGATTGGTGTGAACGTATTGGTAAAAGGTACCAGCAATGGTTGTATTACAGACCTGGACGGTAACTTTACGTTGACCACTACAGAAGCGAATCCGGTACTTGTATTCTCTTATATCGGTTATAAGTCGCAGGAAATTTCGGCGACCGGTTCAGCTTCCATTAATGTACTGATGCAGAATGACACGCAGATGATTGAAGAAGTGGTGGTCACTGCCCTCGGTATCAAGCGATCGGAAAAGGCATTGTCCTACAATGTACAGCAGGTGAATACGGATGCCATTACTTCCAATAAAGACGCCAACTTTGTAAATTCATTGAGTGGCAAGGTAGCGGGTGTGAATATCAATGCTTCTTCATCCGGTGTGGGTGGCGTATCAAAGGTAGTGATGCGTGGTACGAAATCCATCATGCAGTCTTCCAATGCACTTTATGTTATTGACGGTGTGCCTATTTTCTCCGGACGTGGTACTGCCGGAGGTAAGGAGTTCGACTCTCAGGGTTCTTCAGAACCGATTGCCGACATCAACCCGGAAGACATCGAGTCTATGTCAGTCTTGACCGGTGCTGCCGCTGCCGCCTTGTATGGTTCGGAAGCTGCCAACGGTGCCATTGTCATTACTACAAAGAAAGGTAAAGAAGGTAAGGTGAGCCTTACTGTCAGCAGCAATACCGAATTCACCAATCCGTTTGTGATGCCGAGCTTCCAAAACCGTTACGGTACGGGAACCGGTGGTGTGATGAGTACTTCAGGAGCCATGAGCTGGGGAGCACCTTTGTCTGCTGCCAATAATTACAATTACAGCCCGAAAGATGATTATTTCCAGACGGGTATTATAGGTACGGAAAGTATTTCTTTGTCAACCGGTACAGAGAAAAATCAGACGTATGCATCGGCTGCTGCAGTAAACTCCAAGGGGATTGTTCCCAACAACAAATACAACCGTTACAACTTCACGGTACGTAACACCACTACTTTCCTGGACGACAAGATGACTCTGGACTTCGGTGCAAGCTATATTCTGCAGAATGACCAGAACATGACGAACCAGGGTACTTACAACAACCCGTTGGTGGGTGCTTATTTGTTCCCGCGCAGCAACGACTGGTCTGATATCAGCATGTATGAGCGCTATGACGCTGCCCGTAAGATTTATACGCAATACTGGCCGGTAGGTGACGAAGGTATGGTAATGCAGAATCCTTATTGGATTAACTACCGCAATCTGCGCCAGAACAAGAAGGACCGCTATATGCTGAATGCCGGTTTGAGCTATAAGATTCTGGACTGGCTGACTGTTTCAGGACGTGTACGTTTGGATAACTCCAACAATGATTATACAGAAAAGTTCTATGCTTCTACCAATACACAGCTCACCGAGAGCTCTTCACGAGGTCTTTATGGTATTACCAAGATGCAGGACAAACAGTTGTATGCAGACTTCCTGGTGAGTATCAACAAATATTTCGGTGAAGATTGGTCACTCCAGGCCAACGTTGGTGGTTCATTCTCCGATATACGTTCGGATGCAATGAAAACACGTGGTCCGATTGCTGATGGTGGCGATGCCTTCAGCGGCGAACCGGTAGGTTTGACCAACTACTTTGCCATCCAGAACCTGAGTGCCAGCAAGACACAGCGTTTGCAGGAAGGATGGCGTGAACAGACCCAGTCTCTCTTCGCTTCGGCTGAGCTTGGTTACAAGAACACTTACTTCTTGACGCTGACCGGACGTAACGACTGGCCTTCACAGCTGGCAGGTCCCAACTCCAACAGCAAATCATTCTTCTATCCTTCAGTCGGTGGTTCTGTTGTACTGTCTGAGCTAATGCCTAACTTGAACAAAGATTATCTTTCTTTTATAAAGGTTCGTGGTTCATGGGCATCTGTTGGTAGTGCTTTCTCCAGATATTTGGCTAATCCTCACTATGAATGGAATTCAAGTTCCGGCCAGTGGAGTATCACGACCCAATATCCGTTGTACAATTTGAAACCTGAACGTACCAATTCTTGGGAAATCGGTTTGAACATGCGTTTCCTCAAGAACTTTGAATTGGACGTGACATATTACAATGCCAAGACTATGAACCAGACATTCAACCCGCAGTTGCCTGTCAGCGGTTGGTCGGCTATGTATATCCAGACTGGTGCCGTACGTAACTCCGGTATTGAGTTGTCGCTGAATTACAAGAATACCTGGAAAGATTTTACATGGGATACCGGTATAACCTTCTCCAGTAACAAGAATAAAATCCTGACTTTGGCAGACAATGCCATCAATCCCGTTACCGGTGAGCTGTTCTCTTTGAGCACGTTGAATATGGGTGGCTTAGGTGATGCCCGCTTCTTGCTGAAAGAAGGTGGGAGCATGGGTGACCTTTACTCACTGCGAGATATGAAACGTGATGCCAATGGACAGATTTTTGTGGACCAAAATGGAACGGTTGCTACGGAAGCCATAACGGACCCGGATAAATACATCAAGTTGGGAAGCGTACTTCCTAAAGGTAATTTGGCTTGGCGTAATAACTTCATTTGGAAGAATTTCACAGCAGGTTTCTTGATTTCAGCCCGTTTGGGTGGTGTGGTTTACTCACGTACACAAGCTATGTTGGACTATTACGGTGTGTCCGAGGCTTCTGCCGATGCACGTGATTTAGGTTACGTGTTGGTGAATGGTAGAGATAAGGTAAACCCCGAAACATGGTACGGTGTAGTAGGTAGCGGCACGTCTGTTCCCCAATACTACACTTATTCTGCTACCAATGTTCGTCTGCAGGAAGTATCTTTGGGTTACACCATCCCCAGAAAGTTGTTGAATGATGTGTGCGATATCAAGGTTTCGTTGGTAGGCCGCAACTTGTGGATGATTTACAGCAAGGCTCCTTTCGATCCCGAAAGTGTAGCTTCTACCGATAACTTTTATCAGGGAATAGACTATTTCATGATGCCGGCTTTGCGTAACATCGGCTTTAGCTTGAGCTTTAAATTTTAA
- a CDS encoding RagB/SusD family nutrient uptake outer membrane protein yields MKKKNIINKLIVAPLVMGFMSCTGNYMDINSNPYQPGDLTPDDYALGSAMSNLASTVISSDVNTAQFTDCLLGGPLGGYFADSNAGWSNTISNFNATNDWTRVFLISDRIISTLYGNLSTVKQVSENTNNPVPYAIAQIIKVAAMSRVTDAYGPIPYSKIGQDGKITIPYDTQEEVYNAFFKELDESIEVLTENRNAALVASADFVYSGNVQKWVKFANSLKLRLAIRIANVSPAKAKEMAESAVNHELGLIETNADNATWKYFGTISNPLFVAVRYNEEASGGDTHPAADIICYMNGYNDNRRASYFEESKWPGETYVGLRRGINLSKMKEYFINYSRVKISSSDPVLWMNAAEVAFLRAEATAIYGFNMKGTAADFYEQGVRLSFEQWGATGVDSYLADESSVPALYKDPAGLNTYEKNLSAITVKWNEGASKEEKQERIITQKWIANWPLGNEAWADYRRTGYPKLLPATSEGNLSGGIVDSEKGARRMPYPSEEYTSNTENVQEAVNSYLGGPDNMATDVWWARK; encoded by the coding sequence ATGAAAAAGAAAAATATTATAAATAAATTGATTGTTGCTCCGTTGGTTATGGGCTTTATGTCCTGTACCGGCAATTATATGGATATCAACTCCAATCCTTATCAACCGGGTGATTTGACTCCGGATGATTATGCACTGGGTTCTGCCATGAGTAACTTGGCAAGTACGGTTATCTCATCAGATGTCAATACGGCACAGTTTACTGATTGTTTGTTGGGTGGACCGTTGGGAGGTTATTTTGCCGATTCAAATGCCGGCTGGTCCAATACAATATCCAATTTTAATGCTACAAATGACTGGACGCGTGTGTTCTTGATAAGTGACCGTATCATTTCAACACTTTACGGTAACTTGAGCACAGTGAAACAAGTATCGGAGAATACCAATAATCCGGTTCCTTATGCCATTGCTCAAATCATAAAGGTTGCTGCCATGAGTCGCGTGACTGATGCGTATGGTCCTATTCCTTATTCTAAAATCGGTCAGGATGGCAAGATTACCATTCCTTATGATACGCAGGAAGAAGTATATAACGCATTCTTCAAGGAACTGGACGAATCCATCGAGGTGCTGACTGAAAACAGAAATGCGGCGTTGGTTGCTTCTGCAGATTTCGTGTACAGTGGTAATGTACAGAAGTGGGTGAAGTTTGCCAATTCATTGAAACTGCGTTTGGCTATCCGTATTGCCAATGTAAGCCCTGCTAAGGCTAAAGAAATGGCTGAAAGTGCAGTGAATCACGAGTTGGGTCTGATTGAAACAAATGCAGACAATGCTACATGGAAGTATTTCGGTACAATTAGCAATCCGTTGTTTGTGGCAGTACGTTACAATGAAGAAGCTTCAGGTGGTGATACCCATCCTGCTGCCGACATCATCTGCTACATGAACGGTTACAACGACAATCGTCGTGCCAGCTATTTTGAGGAATCAAAATGGCCTGGAGAGACTTATGTAGGATTACGTCGCGGTATCAACCTCAGTAAGATGAAAGAGTATTTCATCAATTATTCGCGTGTGAAGATTTCCTCTTCTGATCCCGTGCTTTGGATGAATGCGGCAGAAGTTGCCTTCTTGCGTGCTGAAGCCACTGCAATCTATGGTTTCAACATGAAAGGAACCGCTGCTGATTTTTATGAACAAGGTGTCCGTCTCTCTTTCGAACAGTGGGGAGCTACCGGTGTAGACAGCTATCTGGCTGATGAAAGCAGTGTACCTGCTCTTTACAAAGATCCCGCCGGTCTTAATACTTATGAAAAGAACCTTTCAGCCATTACTGTCAAGTGGAATGAAGGGGCATCCAAGGAAGAAAAACAGGAACGTATCATTACCCAGAAGTGGATTGCGAATTGGCCGTTAGGTAACGAAGCTTGGGCTGACTATCGCCGTACAGGCTATCCCAAACTGTTGCCTGCAACCAGTGAAGGTAACTTGAGTGGTGGAATTGTTGATAGCGAGAAAGGTGCACGCCGTATGCCTTATCCTTCTGAAGAATATACAAGTAATACTGAAAACGTGCAAGAGGCAGTAAACAGCTATCTGGGTGGACCGGACAACATGGCTACTGACGTATGGTGGGCACGCAAATAA
- a CDS encoding glycoside hydrolase family 18: MKLYKKSFKGIALAAFSVLALSACSDWTDSESIKLKEPGIDEQSPELYAKYLKNLQEYKNSDHKIVYGWFDNSEKVPFSRGQHMSDVPDSLDVIIATTPDLAEFELEDIANVHEKGTKVFYSISYDNILKEHTDKVKEGTETSAFSAYLSAELNRLIALEAPFDGIVAEYRGSNPIYMSEADKAEAKANQDTFFGVISNWKSANSGKQLVFQGYPANLIGQSVLSSCDHIILITNDATDVAQLGIEALQALMADGVPADRFIVSASTVSLDTTDKTTGYYNALRALSEAAYWVTEPSAEFTKAGLAIENMQNDYYNATNTYQYVREAINIMNPAPKK; the protein is encoded by the coding sequence ATGAAATTATATAAGAAATCATTCAAAGGAATCGCGCTGGCAGCTTTTTCCGTATTGGCATTGTCTGCCTGCTCCGACTGGACGGATTCAGAGAGTATTAAACTGAAAGAACCCGGAATCGACGAACAGTCTCCCGAACTGTATGCCAAGTATCTGAAGAACTTGCAGGAATACAAGAATTCTGACCATAAGATTGTATACGGCTGGTTTGATAATAGTGAGAAAGTTCCTTTCAGCCGCGGGCAGCACATGTCGGATGTTCCCGACAGCCTGGACGTAATTATCGCAACTACTCCCGATTTGGCGGAATTCGAATTGGAAGATATTGCAAATGTACATGAGAAGGGAACGAAAGTATTCTATTCCATCAGCTATGACAATATCTTGAAGGAACATACCGACAAGGTGAAAGAAGGAACAGAAACATCTGCATTCTCGGCTTATCTGTCGGCTGAGCTGAACAGACTGATAGCTCTTGAAGCACCTTTCGACGGTATTGTAGCCGAGTATCGTGGTAGCAATCCTATCTACATGTCCGAAGCCGACAAGGCTGAAGCAAAGGCAAATCAGGATACTTTCTTCGGTGTGATATCCAACTGGAAGAGTGCCAATTCAGGTAAGCAACTGGTGTTCCAGGGGTATCCTGCCAACCTGATAGGCCAGTCTGTGCTCTCTTCTTGTGACCATATCATCTTGATTACAAATGATGCCACGGATGTTGCCCAACTGGGGATAGAAGCGCTTCAGGCCTTGATGGCAGACGGTGTTCCGGCTGACCGCTTCATTGTATCGGCATCTACCGTCTCTCTGGATACAACAGATAAGACTACCGGATATTACAATGCTTTGAGAGCTCTGTCGGAAGCTGCTTATTGGGTGACAGAACCGTCTGCAGAGTTTACAAAAGCTGGTCTGGCTATTGAGAACATGCAGAATGATTATTACAATGCTACCAATACCTATCAATACGTGAGAGAAGCTATCAATATTATGAATCCTGCTCCTAAAAAATAA
- a CDS encoding DUF1735 and LamG domain-containing protein — MKLKSIYLVSMALLAGVFAACNDNDVENFDNQVYINGSAMTSTVLLKNTVSDTEGSFRISMARPESQDITIALKADPSLVATYNATYYDTAEALPENYYTVETPQATILAGAVISDDITVSFKNLTELDREKVYVLPVTVDQASIGVLKSSGTMYYVLKGAALINTVPDITKNLVYVTWTNPDVANNMNKLTAEALIRVSKFDKMLTSIMGIEGKFLLRIGDAGIPQNQLQVATSSGNVTDESLVIPTNEWTHIAVTYDADAKTVIIYINGKNMLETTLDCGVVNWGQTMTDEGNGFWIGHSYNRDRWLEGNISEVRIWNKVLTSAEINAKDHFYQVEPDADGLVSYWKFDEGAGTAIHDYSGNENNATAVESLTWTAVELPAK; from the coding sequence ATGAAACTGAAAAGTATATATTTAGTATCGATGGCATTATTGGCAGGTGTATTTGCTGCTTGTAATGATAATGACGTTGAGAATTTCGATAATCAGGTGTATATCAACGGCTCGGCGATGACCAGTACTGTGTTGTTGAAAAACACTGTTTCCGATACGGAAGGTTCATTCCGGATTTCAATGGCCCGTCCTGAATCGCAGGATATAACTATTGCCTTGAAGGCGGACCCTTCACTGGTAGCTACTTATAACGCTACCTATTATGACACAGCCGAGGCTCTGCCGGAAAACTATTATACGGTAGAAACTCCGCAGGCTACCATTTTGGCCGGTGCTGTCATTTCAGACGACATCACTGTCAGCTTCAAGAACTTGACGGAGCTGGACCGTGAGAAGGTATATGTATTGCCGGTTACGGTAGACCAGGCAAGCATCGGAGTCTTGAAGAGCTCCGGTACCATGTACTACGTGCTGAAGGGTGCCGCATTGATTAATACGGTTCCTGATATTACCAAGAATCTGGTTTACGTAACTTGGACCAATCCAGATGTAGCCAATAATATGAATAAGCTGACGGCAGAAGCGTTGATTCGTGTAAGCAAGTTTGACAAGATGCTGACTTCCATTATGGGTATCGAAGGTAAGTTCCTGCTCCGCATCGGTGATGCCGGAATTCCTCAAAACCAGTTGCAGGTGGCTACAAGTAGCGGCAATGTGACCGATGAGAGTCTGGTTATTCCGACAAACGAATGGACACATATCGCTGTGACCTACGATGCGGATGCAAAAACAGTTATAATCTACATCAATGGTAAGAATATGCTGGAGACTACTTTGGACTGCGGAGTCGTGAACTGGGGCCAGACCATGACCGATGAAGGTAACGGATTCTGGATTGGCCATTCATACAATCGTGACCGTTGGTTGGAAGGTAATATCTCAGAGGTGCGTATCTGGAACAAGGTGTTGACATCAGCAGAAATCAATGCAAAGGACCACTTCTACCAGGTAGAGCCGGATGCTGACGGACTGGTTTCTTACTGGAAGTTCGATGAGGGTGCCGGTACTGCCATTCACGATTATAGCGGAAATGAGAACAATGCTACTGCAGTGGAGTCACTGACTTGGACTGCTGTGGAACTGCCCGCCAAATAA